The Thalassotalea psychrophila genome window below encodes:
- a CDS encoding glutamate cyclase domain-containing protein: MTDLNKNQSNHRDIELSKQIEDLLVARNPRGMKDVQTALQPGYYLRAAQRLQGLTGTILIGTGFPVTDTFETDGPVGAIALYNALEELGAYPILVGGESFLSLTEDEYRVHKLLEGDFTHAKEEAIATLAKLKPQAIISIERPGLAEHGGYFNMRGEDISAYCACFDHYLNEATCSTIAIGDGGNEIGMGNITQAISGLDITPSVTTCDELLIADVSNWGAYGILALLGMWSNIDLLGKVDPTAVLKYISARGSVDGVTRENNLTEDSFPPSYGDEIILNLRKLTKFI, translated from the coding sequence TTGACTGATTTAAATAAAAACCAATCAAACCATAGAGATATTGAACTAAGTAAGCAAATTGAAGATTTACTTGTCGCTCGAAATCCACGCGGTATGAAAGATGTACAAACCGCACTACAGCCTGGGTATTATCTTCGAGCAGCCCAACGTCTACAGGGTTTAACCGGAACAATTTTAATCGGAACAGGATTTCCTGTAACTGATACATTTGAAACAGATGGACCAGTAGGGGCTATTGCTCTATATAACGCACTAGAAGAACTAGGTGCTTATCCCATATTAGTTGGTGGAGAATCATTTTTAAGTTTGACTGAAGATGAGTATCGAGTACATAAACTGTTAGAAGGTGATTTCACCCATGCAAAAGAAGAAGCAATAGCTACGCTGGCTAAGCTTAAACCGCAAGCAATTATATCTATTGAACGTCCAGGTCTTGCTGAACACGGTGGCTATTTTAATATGCGCGGTGAAGATATAAGCGCTTATTGCGCCTGTTTTGATCATTATTTAAATGAAGCAACATGTTCAACAATTGCCATAGGCGACGGTGGCAATGAAATAGGGATGGGCAATATAACACAAGCAATTTCAGGTTTAGATATCACTCCTTCCGTAACAACATGTGATGAGCTGCTAATTGCCGACGTTTCCAATTGGGGGGCCTATGGGATCCTTGCGTTATTAGGTATGTGGTCAAATATTGACTTGCTAGGTAAGGTAGACCCAACTGCTGTCCTTAAATACATATCGGCAAGAGGCAGCGTGGATGGTGTTACCCGAGAAAATAATTTAACTGAAGACAGTTTTCCACCATCGTATGGTGATGAGATTATTTTGAACCTGCGCAAGTTAACCAAATTTATTTAA
- a CDS encoding 5-oxoprolinase subunit C family protein: MNESTSLGFRVINPGMLTLIQDLGRFGCHSIGLTIGGPLDSSAFKWANKLCANADNTSCLEITFGGLELEVQLDTTFCVTGAKLPLTINGQTKPQWQSLSVYKGDIVKLGFVSEGMHAYLAVAGGFNIKPTFNSVSTVVREGVGGFDGGKILQGQVLPYTTSNTAHHNKLNKPPTYDTAVSLRVILGYQHEAFSQVQKGIFFSGKYSVSQSCDRMGYRLNGPKTKPSIDGILSEGICLGAIQVPADGQPIVLMNDRQTIGGYPKIGSVLSIDLAKLAQCGPGATVTFEEISIEQAHNILHIEMALIELNPVEPIELLLN, encoded by the coding sequence ATGAACGAATCAACTTCTTTAGGATTTAGAGTAATTAACCCTGGAATGTTAACTCTTATTCAAGACTTAGGTCGATTTGGTTGTCACAGTATTGGCTTAACCATTGGCGGTCCATTAGATTCGAGTGCATTTAAATGGGCAAATAAATTGTGTGCAAATGCTGACAATACTAGCTGTTTAGAGATTACTTTTGGTGGATTAGAATTAGAAGTACAACTTGATACAACTTTTTGCGTCACAGGTGCTAAATTACCGCTTACAATTAATGGTCAAACAAAACCACAATGGCAATCTTTATCTGTCTATAAAGGCGATATCGTAAAGTTAGGCTTTGTGAGCGAAGGAATGCATGCATATCTTGCTGTTGCAGGTGGGTTCAATATCAAACCAACATTTAATAGTGTAAGCACTGTTGTTCGTGAAGGAGTAGGTGGCTTTGATGGCGGAAAAATATTACAAGGTCAAGTATTACCATACACTACAAGCAATACTGCTCATCACAATAAGTTAAATAAGCCTCCGACTTATGATACTGCAGTTAGTTTAAGAGTAATACTAGGCTACCAACATGAAGCATTCTCTCAAGTTCAAAAAGGGATTTTCTTCTCTGGTAAATATTCCGTATCACAAAGCTGTGATCGGATGGGATATCGATTAAATGGTCCTAAAACTAAACCTTCAATAGATGGTATTTTATCTGAAGGTATTTGTTTAGGAGCTATACAAGTGCCTGCTGATGGCCAACCCATTGTGTTAATGAACGATAGGCAGACTATTGGTGGCTATCCCAAAATTGGATCTGTTCTATCGATAGATTTAGCTAAATTAGCTCAATGTGGACCAGGTGCTACAGTTACTTTTGAAGAGATTTCAATTGAACAAGCACATAACATTTTACATATAGAAATGGCATTAATAGAACTAAATCCAGTAGAACCTATTGAACTTCTATTAAATTAA
- the pxpB gene encoding 5-oxoprolinase subunit PxpB translates to MKIELAGENSLIIYFGDSASPEVSAQVQQASMLLQDALADVLIDVVPSYASLLVIYDAFLTDNFHVQATIKRTLSNNSTADVTTGKVVTLPVYYSSESGADLERLAELANLSVDEVIEIHQKTEYRVYAIGFAPGFAYLGEVDARIAAPRLTTPRLKVPRGAVAIADKQTAVYPAESPGGWNIIGSCPVRMFDLMATPTMPVVVGDTVKFKAITRDEFIALGGKL, encoded by the coding sequence ATGAAAATTGAGCTAGCGGGTGAAAATTCGTTAATCATTTATTTTGGTGATAGTGCATCACCAGAAGTATCAGCACAAGTACAACAAGCATCAATGCTACTTCAAGATGCTCTTGCGGATGTATTAATTGACGTCGTTCCGTCTTATGCATCTTTACTGGTTATATATGATGCGTTCTTAACTGATAACTTTCATGTGCAAGCAACTATAAAACGTACATTATCTAATAATTCAACAGCCGATGTGACAACAGGAAAAGTGGTGACATTACCCGTTTATTACTCGTCAGAATCTGGTGCAGACTTAGAACGTTTAGCCGAGCTAGCAAACTTATCTGTAGATGAAGTCATAGAGATCCATCAAAAAACTGAATATCGGGTTTACGCTATTGGCTTCGCACCTGGTTTTGCCTATTTAGGTGAAGTAGACGCGCGTATCGCGGCGCCTAGGCTTACTACTCCTAGACTTAAAGTACCTCGAGGAGCGGTAGCTATTGCTGATAAACAAACAGCAGTTTACCCAGCTGAATCTCCTGGCGGTTGGAATATTATAGGATCATGTCCTGTGCGAATGTTTGATCTTATGGCAACACCAACAATGCCGGTAGTTGTTGGAGATACGGTAAAATTCAAGGCGATTACTCGCGATGAATTTATCGCCTTAGGTGGCAAGTTATGA
- a CDS encoding putative hydro-lyase produces the protein MSTNISPSQLRQKIRSGEHNSNTSGYCHGFVQCNLVMLPKDWAADFLKFCQLNQKPCPLISVSENPGDVHLDDVAVDLDLRTDIPSYRIFKDGVMTEEVSDITEYWRDDLVTFALGCSFSFEESLIADGLDVRNISEQVNVPMYRTNIECKPAGPFKGNMVVSMRPFNPSDAIRAIQICTRFPSVHGAPVHFGDPSMIGIDDINSTDYGDAVTIFDGEQPVFWACGVTPQVALEQAKPPFCITHSPGCMLVTDLPNSKLAVL, from the coding sequence ATGAGTACCAATATTAGCCCTAGTCAGTTGAGACAAAAAATACGAAGTGGAGAGCATAACTCTAACACTTCCGGATATTGCCATGGTTTTGTGCAATGTAATTTAGTGATGTTGCCAAAAGATTGGGCTGCAGATTTTTTAAAGTTTTGTCAATTAAATCAGAAGCCTTGCCCGTTAATTAGTGTTTCGGAGAACCCCGGTGATGTACACTTAGATGATGTTGCAGTTGATTTAGATTTAAGAACAGATATTCCTAGCTATCGAATTTTTAAAGATGGTGTAATGACTGAAGAAGTATCTGATATTACTGAGTACTGGCGTGATGATTTAGTTACCTTTGCCTTAGGTTGTTCATTCTCGTTTGAAGAAAGTTTAATCGCTGATGGCCTTGATGTTCGCAATATTAGCGAGCAAGTTAATGTTCCTATGTATCGAACTAACATTGAGTGCAAACCAGCGGGGCCTTTTAAAGGCAATATGGTGGTAAGTATGCGTCCTTTTAATCCGAGTGATGCAATACGAGCAATACAAATATGTACTAGGTTTCCATCGGTTCACGGTGCACCTGTACATTTTGGCGACCCAAGCATGATTGGTATCGATGATATAAACTCTACCGACTATGGCGATGCGGTAACCATTTTTGATGGTGAACAACCCGTATTTTGGGCATGTGGTGTGACCCCTCAAGTCGCACTAGAACAAGCGAAACCGCCATTTTGTATAACTCACAGCCCAGGTTGTATGTTAGTAACCGATTTGCCAAACAGTAAATTAGCTGTTTTATAA
- a CDS encoding aminotransferase class IV → MSIVFLNDSFMPMQQAKISPMDRGFLFGDGIYEVIPTYDTKLVGFGPHIARMQEGMNLIGIKLDWTEDKWREVVDALIEKNGGGNLGIYLHVSRGADIKRAHAYPNNVAPTVYAFAFEIPAANVADKAIAKTYKVNSTEDLRWKRCHIKSTALLGNVMHYQHGFEQGCNETLLFNENNELTEASACNVYVVKDGVIATPPLDNQILPGITRLILLDILTKDGSLKVEERIVTMEEVENADEIWLTSSSKEVAPVVELNGKAVGNGEIGDVWLAAQSLFSSGKYNY, encoded by the coding sequence ATGAGTATTGTATTTTTAAACGATTCGTTTATGCCTATGCAGCAGGCAAAAATTTCCCCAATGGATCGTGGTTTTTTGTTTGGTGACGGAATTTATGAAGTTATCCCGACCTATGACACAAAATTAGTCGGTTTTGGTCCTCATATTGCTCGCATGCAAGAGGGAATGAACTTAATAGGTATAAAGCTCGATTGGACAGAAGACAAGTGGCGTGAAGTTGTTGATGCACTCATTGAAAAAAATGGTGGTGGCAATCTAGGGATTTACTTACATGTAAGTCGTGGTGCCGATATTAAACGCGCGCATGCATATCCAAATAATGTAGCTCCTACGGTGTATGCTTTCGCTTTTGAAATTCCAGCAGCAAACGTAGCAGATAAAGCTATTGCTAAAACATATAAAGTAAATTCAACAGAAGACTTACGCTGGAAACGTTGTCACATAAAGTCAACCGCTCTATTAGGTAATGTAATGCATTACCAACATGGCTTTGAACAAGGCTGTAATGAAACATTATTATTTAATGAAAACAACGAACTAACTGAGGCAAGTGCTTGTAATGTTTATGTTGTTAAAGATGGTGTTATCGCTACACCACCTTTAGACAATCAAATTTTACCTGGTATTACTCGTTTGATTTTACTCGACATTCTTACAAAAGATGGCTCATTGAAAGTTGAGGAACGTATAGTTACTATGGAAGAAGTTGAAAATGCTGATGAAATTTGGCTAACTAGTTCAAGCAAAGAAGTCGCACCTGTAGTAGAACTTAACG
- a CDS encoding 5-oxoprolinase subunit PxpA produces the protein MSLLLNCDLGESYGSWTMGLDAAVMPFIDQANIACGFHAGDPLVIQNTLSLAKTHNVMVGAHPGYPDLVGFGRRSMKCSKQEIVAFMHYQMSAISGMAQTQGLTLVYVKPHGALYNDMMANIDVRAAIMEAIAEFPYPITLMLQATPAFKIHQQEAKQLGIKLWFEAFADRCYDDDGKLLARSKVGAVHNKEKMIAQVEQLCSHGTVTTVSGNTLAIHADTLCVHGDNMDGVNAIEEIRERISK, from the coding sequence ATGTCGTTATTATTAAATTGTGATTTAGGTGAAAGCTATGGCTCTTGGACTATGGGCCTAGATGCTGCGGTAATGCCGTTTATTGATCAAGCAAATATTGCTTGTGGTTTCCATGCTGGAGACCCTTTAGTTATACAAAACACTCTATCATTAGCAAAAACACATAATGTTATGGTTGGTGCACATCCTGGCTATCCAGATTTGGTTGGTTTTGGACGTCGTTCAATGAAATGTTCAAAACAAGAAATTGTTGCTTTTATGCATTATCAAATGTCTGCTATAAGTGGCATGGCCCAAACTCAAGGTTTAACGTTAGTCTATGTAAAACCTCATGGCGCTTTATATAATGACATGATGGCAAATATTGATGTGCGAGCGGCAATTATGGAAGCAATTGCTGAATTTCCATACCCGATTACCTTAATGCTGCAAGCAACACCAGCCTTTAAAATTCATCAACAAGAAGCGAAGCAGTTAGGCATAAAACTATGGTTTGAAGCCTTTGCCGATCGTTGTTATGACGATGATGGCAAACTGCTAGCCCGTAGTAAAGTAGGCGCCGTACACAATAAAGAAAAAATGATCGCGCAAGTCGAACAACTTTGTAGCCATGGCACAGTAACAACAGTTAGTGGTAATACTTTAGCGATTCATGCAGACACATTATGTGTGCATGGCGATAATATGGATGGCGTTAATGCTATTGAAGAAATTAGAGAGCGTATTTCTAAATGA